The Vicia villosa cultivar HV-30 ecotype Madison, WI linkage group LG1, Vvil1.0, whole genome shotgun sequence genome includes a region encoding these proteins:
- the LOC131616916 gene encoding putative F-box protein PP2-B12, giving the protein MATETKTKNEEETNTIEVLPEECIANIFSLTDPVDSCKFSVVSKDFCSASESDIVWDHFLPSDLISIISESQSGSSLLATSPSKKTLYLTLSDNPVIIDNGKKSFQLEKQSGKKIYMLSARDLSIAWGDTPTYWDWITLPESRFKEVARLRYVWWFEIYGKISTRVLSSNTRYAAVLVFKLMDPDDFDVIPVELTIDKFEDRISTKQVWLDPNFDKERDKELLGLESPKLRSDGWLEIEIGEFFSSGIQDEVIQMGVVEIKADRTKGGFILEGIEIRPIN; this is encoded by the exons ATGGCGACTGAGACGAAAacgaagaatgaagaagaaacaaACACGATAGAGGTTCTTCCAGAGGAATGCATTGCCAACATATTTTCGCTAACAGATCCAGTGGATTCATGTAAGTTCTCCGTTGTTTCCAAGGACTTTTGTTCTGCCTCTGAATCAGACATTGTTTGGGATCATTTTCTTCCATCTGATTTGATCTCAATCATTTCCGAGTCTCAATCTGGATCCTCTTTGCTAGCCACCTCTCCCTCTAAGAAGACTCTATATCTTACTCTCTCTGATAATCCCGTCATTATCGACAATGGTAAAAAG AGCTTTCAGTTAGAAAAACAAAGTGGTAAAAAGATATACATGCTCAGTGCTAGAGATCTCTCCATTGCTTGGGGTGACACTCCTACCTATTGGGATTGGATAACTCTACCAGAGTCCAG ATTCAAAGAAGTTGCTAGGCTACGTTATGTGTGGTGGTTTGAAATTTATGGGAAAATTAGCACACGTGTGTTGTCCTCAAATACTCGATATGCTGCTGTTCTTGTGTTCAAATTGATGGATCCCGATGATTTTGATGTTATTCCTGTGGAATTAACCATAGATAAATTTGAAGACCGCATATCTACAAAACAAGTTTGGCTAGATCCAAACTTTGATAAGGAACGAGATAAGGAGTTATTGGGGCTAGAGAGTCCAAAACTGAGAAGTGATGGGTGGTTGGAGATCGAGATTGGAGAGTTCTTCAGTTCAGGCATACAAGATGAAGTCATTCAGATGGGTGTTGTCGAGATTAAGGCTGATCGTACAAAGGGTGGTTTCATTCTCGAAGGAATAGAAATAAGACCTATCAATTAG